The Lytechinus pictus isolate F3 Inbred chromosome 5, Lp3.0, whole genome shotgun sequence DNA segment TTATATAGTGTATGCCGAAAGGGGAGACCTTGCTGGGCCGGGGGCGACTGCTTGCTCATATGTCTTCAGCAGACCCTAGCTTTTTAAAAGAAACGCAGATGTAAGAAAGGGGAGGGAAAAAAGGggacaagcaaaaagaagaaaactacCCCTTTCGTTCAATTTAAGttctactatttttttttattacttgacAAAGATTACCAAAATGACAAAAGGATGGCGGTAAATCAGTCCTGTTTACGCCCGTGTTTACGGTGACTTTGATCAAGGGTGGAAGTGAATTGTAGGGGCGACCAGCCAACCACCTCTATCAATATTGAGGCCCACCTTTGTTTTTCGAAAAAGAGAATAAATAGAAGAAGGAAGAGAGGCCAGGGCTGCGGGaaaggttccatgacaattgctccgccgacatttgctccgccgacaattgctacgcaaaatacgacaactgctccgccgacaattgctccggacagctgctccgccgacagttgctccgtcgacacttgctccgccgatatttgctccgtcgacacttgctccgccgatatttgctccgtcgacatctgctccgccgatatttgctccgccaacaattgctccgccgataattgctccgccgacatctgctccgattatacgacaagtgctccgcgacaattgctccgccgtcaATTGCTCCGCCGTCAATTGCTCCGCCGTCATGTGCTCAGATAACAAAATTGCACGAACAtcttacaaattgttttgttcttattattcgttaatgttttatttatttatttatttattccccccccccccccccatcatcacagctttctgcttgaaaaaacaaattgttctccctgccgctgacacttgacaaattgtaacgcagattgtgaatctggatttttgttcatatattattatcattggtttcactccggtcttgagcggggagagaatgtggggggggggggggtgctggacacaatatctcttctgctttccagcaacttatacaccatacattcgcaCGGGCtcccctctcctctctctccctctttctcgttttgttctttcacgccatttattttcattatcagcattataatttttatcaatattttaattaCGTCTTgggccttatctacccttgcaccttttttctttcaatttgtttcaatgaTCATCAccggcgtacagatgggggaggggtgtgctaggggtcacggatccccccattctccctaccaatggaaaacaaaagaataaaggaaaggaaaataaatgtcatccttgtctggccccctccattttttttgttggctcattacgctactggtgagtcACTATAAAATtagacttcggttgtattttgttctattctgtgccatagcgacaatataaatatattttgataaatgaatataatgtatgtatctctctcataacgtctaaacaaataatgttgtttttaaaagacaataatatatataccagtaatatatattattgtcttttaaaaacaacattatttgtttagacattatgagagagatacatacatagTACATTCATTTATcgaaatatattcatattgtcGCTATTGTCCCTTTTCtggtaaatatatccaaaatattcaattagcGCATCacgctctcatttcttttacgagatatCCCCCCAGgtatgcttcatgtttacaatttaaaaaatgcgtATAAATAgaaaggggacatttatacgcatttttttttaaattgtaaacatgaagcatacCTCGGGGGGGGGAGatctcgtaaaagaaatgagagtgcGATGCGctaattgaatattttaattatcctttttctatcagtgaataatacaatcatgatcaacataaaacacaaaagcaactcactattatatatattatcatatttatctaaAAACATACGGTGTATATGACATGATGTGGAGACCAGAGCACTGTGTATACGAGAAgatatggaaaccagagtggaggggtgtgtcgagaaggtgacacgacatgtagctttccacaagttggtattttcgtgaatattaatttttacttactgaatgtcttggtcatgtATGTGAGggacaaaatttgccgacagtaaacattttgcatgactacagtacaggttttcgacaaaTACGTTGGGGtaccgttgaatttcacctggagcaaatatctccacttcggagcatatttagccagagcgattttgacgctaagaatggggGATATCTAAGTTTTTTTGTACTGTCATAATTATTACATGAGCAcgcgtatttttttcttcattttaatcaCCAGTCACGTAATAACACTTACACAAAATGCCACCCCCCATGAATAAGAATGAAGAAATCTATCCCTCTTTGTGCTTATCCCTcttattctatttctttctatgttatgtatcaggggccgcggaacttttttttccaaaaccgtgtacaaaaacgtaaaaattatcatatgattgtgatttttagcatggtcagccccccattttgaaaaccgttccgcggcccctgtgtatgtcatgcaagcatagtttaaatttactttgcaatatattataatatacaaatttgtaaattgacgtcttcagcctgtgctacaattgttatgcgcatgaaagtacgaataaatgaataaatagtcgtcgcattatcggagccattttcggcggagcagatgtcggcggagcaaatattgaTTTTGGCGGAGCAGATATCGggggagcaattttcggcggagcagatgtcggtggagcaaatatcggcggagcaattgtcgtataatcggagcagatgtcggcggagcatttttcggcggagcagatgtcggcggagcagatgtcggcggagcaagtgtcggcggagcaagtgtcgacggagcaaatatcggcggagcaagtgtcgacgaagcaactgtcggcggagcaactgtccggagcaattgtcggcggagcagttgtcgtattttgcgtagcaattgtcggcggagcagatgtcggcggagcaattgtcgggtcaccgcGGGAAAAGCTTATATTGAAATTAACTGTCGGTTGTCACactcagcaccccccccccccccttctaccccacacacaacacacaagcacacacccacacacacaccctcacccatacacgcacacacccacacacacatccccacgcacacccacacacacaccctcagtCCCTCACGCCAAATGGATAAACAAAATAGCGAAAACAACGCAACAAAACGAAACAAATACTAGTACCCGGTCCATCTCGCGTCGGCCGCACCGTACCCGGATCGTGTTTAACCAACCGTATATCCGCGCTGACATTCTCATCTCGGATATCATACTTGATTTGATCGGCGATATACTTCCATAAAGACTATGATTCAGGTGTCCATTCCCGGATTTCGGCAGATTGTTAGCGATGATGAGAGACCTTATACGGTGAGATTTTCTCAGTGTTGTGTAAATTCGTTATTAAAAAGTCTACATTCAGGTACAATGATGTATTTTAGACACCTAGACCTAgtttgtttacattatttttgttcagtcCCAGATAACGGAAATTATGTGTGTAGTCTATAGTATTAggcctatcatcatcatcatcatccgttaaagtatgatggggtgtccaaacttcgcgcacttttcaaaaatattcatcagacATCAGGCTtcaattttttcacaaaatattcataatttatacaaaaccaattcaagaaataagtaccacattgacggcaagatcgttaactataaaatcatggacgaaaattgTAAGTAGGTCAAGGACAAGGGttttcgccggtatcgcgatctcaaatcaaaattatattccgatcggcgaatgtGCGCTGTGCTAgaaaaccgttcagaaaaagtgtgaccttacTTCGCGGaacaaagtttttgtggagatttaaacaaaaactcaagctcaaaaagtgacatatttatatcagattgatggcaaaatgccatagaatcggttagtaccacatttaactcacacttttgatgatttctgcttgcaaaatggtgatatggtgacgcttgttgagaatatcagatttcttcaaaacgggcgctaacggtgacaaatttgctgatcttttgccaatattttcatgaatactgaactcatcctaaagtaaagaaacttacaccaaagggtaattttaggtcgctttttacgttgatgatgtcagattttaaggatattagCTAGTTTTTTAGGTAATGACCGTctgcgaagtatggacacgcgcgaagtttggactcactgccatacagtCCACCAGGACAGGTTGGTGTATTATCGTACTTGTAGAATTGTGCAGGAGTATGTACAGTGCTGTGGAAGATCTATTCTACGTGCGGTTGTCCCTGGCAGTGTGTCCTATTTCCGGacacatttatttcatttgctatATATTATTGGTATTCCAAATATggaaattataaatatgataaaattatttttttatttaccaacCTTTTTCTTTGCaattgcatcgcacttgccgcatacccctccaggaaaaaaaattattttcgtgtgtgacaaattacatcatgattccggacgcacgccggacgggtaaagatattcttgattataatgatgtaagaaagaatttgtgtgaatttttattcatatatcatatcatgagtaaattctaagtttttgtttgcttttttttatatggaatctgagcagatgttggtaagaATATGTGCTtgtgaactatttttttttctttttaactgCATATTTTCCATGCCCCaatggcactttccaatattATGCTTGTTCGTATAGTGatgctcatcaagttctatcaaTGCGCTGTCGATTGTACACAGCTCTTATCACAGTAAACCTTGGGCAcggggtaccttgagaactagccgtcgatCACCCACAATCCATGCCACACCTCaacattcgatcgaaggagcggACGTGATTGAAATTctgcaaatcaggcccatatttccatcagaaaatatatcaattgttaatgcaaaactatgttatatgatattattcattttctgtaatttaagAGATAAATAAGGCAAAAGCTGGATTTTTTcaccttgtttttgcaatcttctATATAATGCACTGTGAAATTAAACTtcggaagtcttacggtaccAAATTGTTTTCATACGCAAtaatgcgcgtccggaatcatctAGTGTctggtaatacaatacgtgactatgcATCTAACGTTAGATGTGTGTGTGGATGTCTAGAATAGGCCTGCAACTTTATACACATTAACAGGCATAAAGTCAGACAGGTCCATAACTAAATTAAACTTCATGAGTACCAGTAATGAAAAATCTAAGAGTTAGCAGGGAGAGGGGGAGGtggaaataaagagagagtgagcaagaaaagaaaaaaaaagagaagacaaTGAATGAAGAAGATTAATTTCTGTGCGTGCCTCACATACATGCAAAGTTAGTATGCTATTCTAACCTCACACAGCATCACTTTCTCACTGCAAcgatcctgcctgtggggaatctacagataggactatggtatgccaatgctgtacacaacacacactttaaaaaatcattgaaataacacttttgtgaccaaataTACTACAGTAATTttcatacagttgcaatttatttttcattagtaactttggattaatttttgtattcatcaaagcactcaaaaacttgaattttggcatatttttatgtacgccctctattggtggaaagtaatatggcaagaaaattttaatttttcaatctctatttttattttagatgaaataattaaaagaatcaaatctacttaagagccaagttatatgatgattGGCTGTAATGGAATCTGACAGtgtcaaacaatattttcatatcattGAGTGCATTACTTTTAATCTATGAATGAACTTAATTATAATATAGGCTACCGGTATGTCtattaaattgttttttaaaaataaaattattaacgCTTATCTCTAAATATTGGCCAAGCTGCTCGAAATGTGAATAATAGTCTTCATTCAAGTCGTCGGCGTATAGGAAATTGTACAAAAACTCAACAGGTTGCACCTCATGTAACGACTTATAGGTGAAGTACACCATCTTTTGACAACATGATGAAAGGGCAAGAGGAAAAAAATGCCGAGCATCTAGAACGCAACCAGCAATACAGCTATGTAAACAAACAAGCGTATAAATAATATTGCGCGCCCTCTACATATATCATACGCGAAAAATCTGGATGTGCCATCGAATGCCACATGTGAGATTCAACCTTCTTCGGCATcgagaataaaatattttatttttatagaaAGACAAACAAGAGGGAAAGTGTGACTTCATATTGTTCAGTAAGTTTCATAGGAAAGATTAATGTCATTAACAGATTGTAATCTAGTGtctaaattattaaaaaattccATGGAAGTTTTGCGAGTGTTGTGTCTTGTACTTTCCTGTGCACAACGCCCGAGTTGGAACCTTGAGTGTGCCATTGCCTTGGTGAATGTGGCGAGGAGGGGAAGAAGAATACTAGTTAGACTATGATGATGAGAAGGAGAACATCAGAACAAAAAGGAGGGAGAAGGAGAAATGGAACTGGAAGAGGAAAGTAGGAGCAACATATAGATTTATGACTACATGTATGCAGGTGAAATTACCGGGCACCTATCTATTTCAATCTTGTTCAgttacatttcatttcatttcaatctaCAGCTACATTGAAGATCATCTGATGTAAAAATTCTTTACACTGTAGCTATCACTGGTGGTTTAAAAGTCACATAAGGAGTTttggttaccccccccccccccccccccacaaaataAAACTATTCTAGTCACTATGTCAACATGAATGTTAATGCATAGATCTATATTTAATAAAAATCTATTTTCATGGAGGATTTTAATGGGTGCATTGAGTGTATAAGGATGTATTTGGCAGTGATATACTATATAAACATGTTAgtagtattatttttatcaaaaatgtgATTAATATTAATTGGATAAATTTAAGATTAGACTTATTTTGATAAGGTGCCTGTTGTTGTGTTCCAATTCCTGACATCCGTCTATCAGAATACCATTTTCTGCTGGGTGCAAAGGCAGATTGGAATCCagttaaaagaaaaattctTGGCATAACTCATCCCTTTCTTACTGTACCGTAATCTATAGGTTTACATAGCAGCACATGTAATAAATTTTGTTAAAGGAGGTGGCGTTGCTCGGTCGGTTAGAGCTATGTTTTGGATAAAATTGTATGATCTGAACGTGAGAGGTTAGAATCCCGCTCATGCcacaaaatatctttaaaacttTGATGATATAGCATTGTGTATAAGCATGCCTCACTGCAGTATTTAGGGCAGGTGTGAAAGCAGTTGTAAAACACTCCATACTTAGGAATGAATGCTAATAATGTTTGTCCTGTGTTATGGAGAGTTACAACATATGCACCCTAAAAACAATACGGTACACttttcgtcaaagagtagggtgttcacctgGTGTATAGCACATGCCGTTCCATAGCAAAAATCTTCAGAAGGTCAagtcaatattcaatttttaattaCCACATGATCCACATGATAATCAAGACGATTATGGGCATCAACAGAAAGACAAGACAAGGACAACATAAAGATATCAAAGTATGCATTTGATGTAGAAAAGGGGAGAGAAGATCCAAGAAACACTTTAAAAgacctgggccctgtcttacaaaaagttgtgattgatccgatcaaccacaactattgATGGCCAGcaatcgacttcaaagttttgTTCCTCTCTgatcatgtggaattaccattgttctaacattttatggttcaatcaagttggtccctattgtcaaatttgtaaaaaatgaaatattctataattcaaacaataaaaaacaaaagaaatggtgagtgacatcatcgactctctcatttgcatgtaactgactcgttcataaagttatgttgtgaaaaaataagcgaaactttaaaatgtcataactttcttattttacatccaattttgatgaaattttcagagttatgcttatgatttttctctcttgattcaaatcaacatttctggggtggacttgacctttaaatacaatcggaaaatatttttgtaataactttctctttttgtttgaaACAGGTATATCAGATCAATGTCAAAGTATCAGGAAGAATCCATTCAATTGACAAGAGATACAGAGAGTTTCATGCCCTTCATAAACAGGTTCGTGGAAtccaacaagtttttttttttcaagtcaagACTTTGTTTCTAGAGAGTAGAGAATGGATCGAGAGTGATCTATATCATACCATTTTctgaagttgatttgaatataggcctatttagaCCTTATAGTATTCTGACAAAGCTTtagatgatatattttgttacacATGGAAGCACACAAGGATTTTAGATAGAAATGTCAAAAGATTAcggaaattaaaaataaacactTTCCCATCTGTTGAATTGAATAGAATGGATCTGATTTGAAGTGGTTACCATACATACCAACAGGCCAAATAAAACCAAAAATTTTACATTCAGTGGTACCTGCAGCAATTAGCAGTTGAAATTGACTCAACTCAAAATGATctcaaataatttgtttttgtcattCAAACTtacagattttcattttaaaatgtccatctttatttttcttcatttaaaaaaaatctttttttatattcttaagtGAATTGAGACGTATACTATTTATGTTATCTTTGCTATATAAAAACTtactagtattattattattatcattaatattatttgagAAACTGATTAGGTTCAGATTTTTTGTAGATGAGACTAGATTTGCAGTTAAGTTAAACCCAATTTtgattgttgtttttttctttcttttttacagAAAACTTTTCACTAAtttcttcacttttttattttgtaccggtatttgttgtttcatttatttatttactattttGTCTCTTATACTgctgtgattttatttttattcaatttttgtagtttaccttttttattattttgtctgcATGTGAAGGTATGGCAATAATTATGTTTCTCATATTACTTAGGTGAAAAAGAAATTTGACACTCCAGATTTCCCACCCAAGAAAGTGCGTCAGCTGAGCTCCAGAGGGATGGAGCAAAGGAGGGTTGCATTGGAAGCTTACCTACAGGTGAGGAACTAGCAACAGGGGGACAAAGTTGCACCCTGTACCCAATCTAAACCCTGAATATTATTTTGGGGGTGTTGAGGACTAAAAGTTGGTAGGCATTATCTCTTTTTTAAAGTGAATGTCGAGAAATAGCAAAGTCCAAAAGTTTCCTTAATCCTTATTATGTGTGAACAATGCGACAACCGTTTGAAAAGAAAGTGTTTTATTCCTCATACTAGAGTCTCTAATCACTGATTGGTCAAATCTACATCATCTGACGCGGTTCAATTCTGCCTGTCATTCCTTCAGGACTTTCTCTCAATTTTTCCTATCAAACCCTTTGATAGAACGCATAACCACTGATGGTGAGGCCAAGAGTTGTGTTGGTATAGTGCTGCATCTGTATGCTGGCCACAGCCGCTGTACCATTGTATTGAATTACAAAGTGATATAGAATCAACTTAAAGATTAGATCTAAAATAATCGTCTGCTTGCGGTAGAAATTGTCACTCCCTCGATTCTTTTCATACCGGGCCTTCTACTTATATCACCCCTCGTCCAAGGCCTTCATGTTTAATACAGAAGGGCCAGTAGGAAAAGCACTTCAGTCATCCTCCTGAGCAGTCAATATTTTGTATGCTATTTTTGTAGAATTCTTCTTttacatgcatatatatacCATTTTTAGAATTCTTCTTACAGACTTGTTTTAGTCTATGTTGAAAAGTGTGGTTTTCATCAGGTTCACAAATGTTTAATACAAAGGACAGGAATTTTGTACTCTCGCctttaatattgttcatgataatttttttaaattttttatataaactgCTCGCAAATATTTCATGCATCTCGGGATTCCTTCACATTGCAATTTTTTCCCAACTTTTTCAAAAACCTCTTCATGTGCTTTGGATCTTCGCAAAGCGTATACCATGTTTGAAAACTCTTTGCAAAGTCATTGTAAATCTCTCGTCAGAGCACAAAAGTTGTTGAAATTCACAAGTTACTGAGTTCATGCAAATGTGTTATTTTGCATTTCTTAAAAAgttcatttcactttgtttgcAACTTCTTTGTGATGTTGACTGGCTTTAGTTCATCAATTGTACACACAGTGTTCAAATGAACCTTGAGAGACCTTTGCAcaaactgaacaaaaattattctTGGACTTTATTGTCTAAAGACATTCAGAGAAAAATTGCTCAAATTCAGATTTTGCCATTTTTGCCACATTTGCGTCTTTTGCAAAAAAAAGCCCAATGAAAACCACTCTTTTCAATAATAACCTACAAACTTGATAGGTTTTCATTCTGAAAATTGCAAAACTTATATTGTTCAAATTACTTCAGTTtggaaatttctttttttttgaaagtCATTAAAATCTATTGAACAATTGAAATGAAACCTAAATCCATTGAGCAGGCCacttagaataaaaaataatgtttttatggatttgatattttattggCTTTGTGTGTTAATTGCAGAATGAGCTATGAAAAGTCATGTGGTTTCAAGATACTGTGCCTAATATGTCTTGAATATCATGGTCCCAAAAGTTGTGCAAGACTTATGCCTGGTTATGTTATGCTATGCAGGGAattattttgctttacaaatttgaatagcatttttggtcataagagaaaagctctcaaatataaagtaatgtaggcctacagtcctatgtaaaaaaaaatggtatacaAAAGactatgcatagcagtctttcaaacttgtggagcaaattgcgatgtgataccaggaaaattattccctgctaTGGTTTTGCAACATAGACAAGGATGTAAAAAATAGAAGTCACCATAGTCTCTGTTTGTATGTGACTAATTTTACTCCTTTTTTTATCGTCAAGAAAAAAGTTATAAAATTTGGCATAAtttctctttctgcaacagTGTATCTCATTATATTGCTTGTTCTGTTCATTCATTATAGGGTCTGCTGGATAAGGATTCTATTCCTAAATCACTGCTAACATTCTTGCATGTGAAGAATTTCAGAGCCATCAGCTATGAGTGAGTAAAAAACAACATGAAAGTATGAGGTGTAAACTATGATCATTAATGACTGTTTCTTGTCCAAGCTACCAGTTTAATAATAGATTAAGATTAAATGTACTATTCCATGCCAGTATTGCAAAGAAAAGCTGAAAAAATAGTgaacatataattttcaattaatcttcaaatgaaaaaaaaatttaataataattgtcGTCTCAATGGCCAAACTTGATAAGGAGGTGAAAAGAATAAGGCATTGTTGTTGAATCGGTTATtgattgaatataatttttttttattctttggaaACTTCCAGAGAAGGAGATAGATCATGTAAATCCAAAAATTTCAGGTCACTCATGTTTGttccaatatttttatttttgcactaCGGTActtattttttaacaaaattgaccaaaagtaCCTTTTAGTCTTTTATCTTAACCCTATAAAACAGGGGGggcttttttgtttttaaccaCGTCGTTCACtgactttattttcaattctaacgcaacttttgagaccaaatttgtgatgcctaGATGTAGTTTAGAAATTAGATGTGGTTTAGAAATTATGTAACATTATGTACATGTTTACCAGATATTTCATCCAAGTGGTGTAGATTTACCAGGATTTTATGTACTGTCTAATGGTGTTCTAGTTTCCTCATGCGTTGTAGCATTACTGGGCATGTTAAATCTTACTTTATAAACCTTCACAATGTTGTTTCTTGAAGCACCCAATTTTTAAACTTTTCAGGACAATTATTAAGAGTTGAAGTAGGATTGAATCACTGTAGAGTATAAGCTTTCATTTGCTAAAAGAAAAACAACCATTTGTTTTTCTAAAAAATCTATATTTGTACTCAATTCCATTGTTTATTGCACTCTCTGACACAATTGCCAAGGATGGTAGTTACCCTTTCCCGTAAGGAATAGAAAGCTTGAAAATGGCCAACAGTTTAACCTCTTTCTAGAGCGAATAGTGAAACACAAGGGGAGGAATATAGGATTGATTGCTACATGTTGATCATATTTAATTCAACCCCTTGAGAGATTTAGAATTCTAACCAGCAATGGGATGGGCCTCAAATTACTATCCAATTTACACTTTGATGGTTCTAGAATTGCAGATAATTAGACTAAAATCACCGATTGGGCATATCATGCAACGTTGCAGTTGTTTTGTTGAGCCATTCTCCTTTTATTCATGTGCCatactctttattttttttatgggtCAAATACTCTGAATTTAAATCACATGTTTTGGGCTTAATTTTTTCCCTCCCGTTTTGGTTGAGTTCAGAAACTTCAGTGATTTTTAGGGGGGTGCTGTCCTTATAAAATGTTCGACATGTGATCATCAATCTGAATAAAAAGGAGTGATAGGAATAGAactttaaacataaaaaaagaatcaaaacAAGTTTAAGGAAAAATGATTGTACGGTATGAAGAGAATAAATGCTTTGGCCGTCATT contains these protein-coding regions:
- the LOC129262603 gene encoding sorting nexin-24-like isoform X2 — its product is MIQVSIPGFRQIVSDDERPYTVYQINVKVSGRIHSIDKRYREFHALHKQVKKKFDTPDFPPKKVRQLSSRGMEQRRVALEAYLQGLLDKDSIPKSLLTFLHVKNFRAISYDHQPVMGFESDPFLNASPPEGGIPDILTEGVRQGLYDDPESSSSAS
- the LOC129262603 gene encoding sorting nexin-24-like isoform X1 codes for the protein MIQVSIPGFRQIVSDDERPYTVYQINVKVSGRIHSIDKRYREFHALHKQVKKKFDTPDFPPKKVRQLSSRGMEQRRVALEAYLQGLLDKDSIPKSLLTFLHVKNFRAISYDSLDDLDTKETSNHQPVMGFESDPFLNASPPEGGIPDILTEGVRQGLYDDPESSSSAS